One Vicinamibacteria bacterium DNA window includes the following coding sequences:
- the larB gene encoding nickel pincer cofactor biosynthesis protein LarB: MSPERVRDILRAVERGEQSADTAWETLRTLGFEDLGFAKVDHHRALRRGFPEVVFGPGKTPLQIASIVRSLADGGHLVLVTKTNQEAFRAVEKLVEGASWKGEARAIVVGEPPATTNGKAAVLAAGTSDIAVAEEAALTLELMGASVERIIDVGVAGLHRLAAHRSALLSSDVLVVVAGMEGALPSVVSGLTDVPVIAVPTSVGYGASFFGLAALLAMLNGCSPGVAVVNIDNGFGAGYLAGMICRKRAG, encoded by the coding sequence ATGTCCCCCGAGCGCGTCCGCGACATTCTGAGAGCCGTCGAGCGCGGCGAACAGTCCGCCGACACCGCCTGGGAGACGCTCCGCACGCTCGGATTCGAGGACCTCGGATTCGCCAAGGTCGACCATCATCGAGCGCTGAGGCGAGGGTTTCCCGAAGTCGTATTCGGGCCGGGGAAGACGCCTCTCCAAATTGCGTCGATCGTCCGATCGCTCGCCGATGGCGGGCACCTCGTTCTCGTCACCAAGACGAATCAAGAGGCGTTTCGCGCCGTCGAGAAGCTCGTCGAGGGCGCCTCGTGGAAGGGGGAGGCTCGTGCGATCGTCGTGGGCGAACCGCCGGCGACCACGAACGGCAAGGCGGCGGTGCTCGCGGCGGGCACGTCCGACATTGCCGTCGCCGAGGAAGCCGCGCTCACGCTCGAGCTCATGGGAGCTTCGGTCGAGAGGATCATCGACGTCGGTGTGGCGGGCCTCCATCGGCTCGCGGCCCACCGGTCGGCGCTTTTGAGCTCGGACGTGCTCGTGGTGGTCGCGGGAATGGAGGGCGCGCTCCCGAGCGTCGTTTCCGGACTGACGGACGTTCCGGTCATCGCCGTTCCCACGAGCGTCGGCTATGGCGCCAGCTTCTTCGGTCTCGCCGCGCTTCTGGCGATGCTCAACGGCTGCTCGCCGGGGGTGGCCGTGGTGAACATCGACAACGGGTTCGGGGCCGGGTACCTGGCGGGTATGATCTGCCGCAAACGGGCCGGTTGA